One window from the genome of Marinobacter sp. LV10R510-11A encodes:
- a CDS encoding type I restriction-modification system subunit M codes for MSKQSSFVKKNTRTFEQTLWDTADKLRGTVESSEYKHVVLSLIFLKFVSDKFEARKQALINEGQEAYVDMVEFYTMKNVFYLPEHARWNTLQKQAKQDDIAVKIDTALYSIEKLNPSLRGALPDNYFSRMGLEASKLAALIDSINNIATVSDQSSTKPGGNEEDLVGRVYEYFLGKFAATEGKGGGEFYTPKCIVNLLAEMIEPYQGKIYDPCCGSGGMFVQSVKFLRNHEGNQKDISIYGQEYTATTYKLAKMNLAIRGIASNLGDVPADTFFKDQHPDLKADFIMANPPFNMKAWRGADELSTDPRWAGYDAPPTGNANYAWILHMVSKLSAQGTAGFVMANGSMSTNTSGEGAIRQKLIENDLVDCMISLPGQLFYTTQIPVCLWFVTKNKKAQTITGHSDSNHRSREGETLFIDARNMGSMISRTHKELTTDDIAEITRTYHAWRGEAKDGGYEDLPGFCKATTLADIKANDYVLTPGRYVGAAAIEDDGIPFEVKMTELSKTLYQQMAEAERLDVVIRENLEGLGYGE; via the coding sequence ATGAGCAAGCAGTCTTCCTTCGTAAAAAAGAACACCCGCACCTTCGAACAAACCCTCTGGGATACCGCCGACAAGCTGCGCGGCACGGTGGAATCGTCGGAATACAAGCACGTGGTGCTGAGCCTGATTTTCCTGAAATTCGTCAGTGACAAATTTGAAGCCCGCAAGCAGGCGCTGATTAACGAGGGACAAGAAGCCTACGTAGACATGGTGGAGTTTTACACCATGAAAAACGTGTTCTATCTGCCGGAGCACGCCCGCTGGAATACCCTGCAAAAACAGGCCAAGCAGGACGACATTGCCGTAAAAATCGACACGGCTCTGTATTCCATTGAAAAGCTGAACCCGTCATTAAGGGGCGCATTGCCGGATAACTACTTCTCTCGCATGGGGTTGGAGGCCAGCAAGCTGGCTGCGTTGATTGATTCCATCAACAACATTGCCACCGTGAGTGACCAAAGCAGTACCAAACCCGGAGGCAATGAAGAAGACCTGGTGGGCCGGGTGTACGAATACTTCCTCGGCAAATTCGCTGCCACCGAAGGCAAGGGCGGTGGCGAATTCTATACCCCCAAGTGCATCGTTAATTTGCTGGCGGAAATGATCGAGCCTTATCAGGGCAAAATTTACGACCCCTGTTGCGGCTCCGGTGGCATGTTTGTGCAGTCGGTGAAGTTTCTGCGCAACCACGAGGGCAACCAGAAAGACATCTCCATATACGGCCAGGAATACACCGCCACCACCTACAAGCTGGCGAAAATGAACCTGGCCATTCGCGGCATCGCCAGCAACCTTGGCGACGTACCGGCGGATACCTTCTTCAAAGACCAGCACCCGGATTTGAAAGCCGACTTCATCATGGCGAACCCGCCGTTCAACATGAAAGCCTGGCGCGGCGCGGACGAGCTCAGCACCGACCCGCGCTGGGCGGGTTACGATGCGCCGCCCACCGGCAACGCCAACTACGCGTGGATTCTGCACATGGTGTCCAAGTTGTCAGCACAGGGCACCGCCGGCTTCGTTATGGCCAACGGATCCATGTCGACCAACACCAGCGGTGAAGGCGCCATTCGCCAGAAGCTGATCGAAAACGACCTGGTGGACTGCATGATCTCCCTGCCCGGTCAGTTGTTTTACACCACCCAGATTCCGGTGTGCCTGTGGTTCGTTACCAAGAACAAAAAGGCACAGACCATTACCGGCCACAGCGACAGCAACCACCGTAGCCGCGAAGGCGAAACGCTATTCATCGACGCCCGTAACATGGGCTCCATGATCAGCCGCACCCACAAAGAGCTCACCACCGACGACATCGCCGAAATCACCCGCACCTACCACGCCTGGCGCGGCGAAGCCAAAGACGGCGGTTATGAAGACCTACCCGGTTTCTGCAAAGCCACCACTCTGGCTGACATCAAAGCTAACGATTATGTGCTCACCCCTGGCCGTTACGTGGGCGCAGCTGCGATTGAAGATGACGGCATTCCCTTTGAAGTGAAAATGACCGAATTGAGTAAGACTCTTTATCAACAGATGGCGGAAGCGGAACGGCTGGATGTGGTGATTCGGGAGAATTTGGAGGGGTTGGGTTATGGGGAGTGA
- the cobS gene encoding adenosylcobinamide-GDP ribazoletransferase, which yields MRSREWQAFWLSIGFLTRIPMLVRIDYSQKLMNQCSMYFPLVGLLLGALYAGLFTLLSLAWSPLACVLLVMCFHLFITGAFHEDGLADSVDALGGGYTVEKRLEIMKDSRIGTYGTVALVMALGLKAALLMDTQSIWLALLLVPAISRVTPLLLMAFMPYVTDPDKSKSKPVAEAFSRRRLMVSCAFTALIALVFSFWLPGLWLAALTAIITVALLWGWYLQRQLGGYTGDALGASVVFCELVLLLGV from the coding sequence CTGCGTTCCCGTGAATGGCAGGCGTTCTGGCTGTCCATAGGTTTTCTCACCCGCATTCCCATGCTGGTGCGCATCGATTACTCCCAAAAGCTGATGAATCAGTGCAGCATGTACTTTCCGCTGGTCGGCCTCTTGCTGGGCGCACTCTATGCCGGATTATTCACGCTCCTCAGCTTGGCATGGAGCCCGCTGGCCTGCGTGCTGCTGGTGATGTGCTTCCATCTGTTTATTACTGGCGCCTTCCATGAAGATGGCCTTGCCGACAGCGTGGATGCGTTGGGCGGAGGCTATACGGTTGAGAAGCGCTTGGAAATTATGAAAGACAGCCGCATCGGCACCTACGGCACCGTGGCTTTGGTGATGGCCCTGGGCTTGAAGGCTGCGCTGTTGATGGACACCCAAAGCATCTGGCTGGCGCTTTTGTTAGTGCCCGCTATCAGCCGTGTAACGCCACTGCTATTGATGGCGTTTATGCCATACGTAACCGATCCGGATAAAAGCAAAAGTAAGCCTGTGGCAGAAGCCTTTTCCCGCCGCCGATTGATGGTCAGCTGTGCTTTTACCGCGCTGATCGCGCTCGTATTCAGCTTCTGGTTGCCAGGGCTGTGGCTGGCGGCACTCACTGCAATCATTACTGTCGCGCTGCTATGGGGTTGGTATCTGCAACGGCAACTGGGCGGTTACACCGGCGATGCACTCGGGGCCAGCGTGGTGTTTTGTGAATTGGTGCTGCTTTTGGGAGTGTAG
- a CDS encoding stability determinant, translating into MSAQLSPIVSEFETEEQAVSYDHWFRAKVQEAMNSTKPKLAHDEAMSKVRAELEERRKARANRPLV; encoded by the coding sequence ATGAGCGCTCAATTATCACCGATCGTGTCCGAATTTGAGACCGAGGAACAAGCGGTCAGCTATGATCACTGGTTCCGCGCCAAGGTGCAGGAAGCGATGAACAGCACAAAGCCAAAACTGGCACATGACGAAGCCATGTCGAAGGTGCGGGCTGAACTTGAAGAACGCAGGAAAGCCCGTGCTAACCGTCCGCTGGTCTGA
- a CDS encoding type I restriction endonuclease subunit R, which produces MGFNEARLEQAIIELLQAQGYPYCPGSSLVREPTDVLIKADLTAFLTKRYEGDHITAAEVESIIRRLESLSPLDLYESNKAIHKMVADGFLLKREDRSRKDLYIQLIDYQGLAEMRLPREGEVFTLAAEVPESYGGPRNIYKLVSQMEITGSEKRIPDAVLYINGLPLVVFEFKSAVREEATIHDAYMQLTTRYARDIPQLMKYNALCVISDGVNSKMGSLFAPYEFFYTWRKVSGNEIIGQDGINSLHTMIEGLFNQDRLRQVIRHFIYFPDVSNQEVKVVCRYPQFYAANKLYANILQHRKPEGDGKGGTYFGATGCGKSFTMLFLARLLMKSLAFESPTLVLITDRTDLDDQLSREFTNAKNYIGDQAVVSVESRAHLRELLKGRNSGGVFLTTIHKFTEDAQLLTDRTNVIVISDEAHRSQVNLDQKVRVTEKGVQRTYGFAKYLHDSLPNATYVGFTGTPIDATLDVFGPVVDSYTMTESVHDEITVRIVYEGRAAKVILDNGKLEEVEAYYARCADDGASDYQIEESKKASAQMNAILGDPDRLRALALDFVHHYERRVEEGSSVKGKAMFVCSKRDIAWALFQEVIALRPQWNEVLECEAGAELSEQERKALKPLERIKMIMTRGQDDDKELYDLLGTKDYRKDLATQFKDPKSNFKIAIVVDMWLTGFDVPFLDTLYIDKPIQRHNLIQTISRVNRKFEGKDKGLVVDYIGIKKQMNLALAHYNKADQQNIEEINQSIVVVKDHLDLLNKLFHPFDSQLYYHGSPLEQLHCLTKAAEFAQTTYKFEKRFMHLVKRLKVAYDICSGSEGVSQGERDQIHFYLAVRSIVFKLTRGNAPDSAQMNAKVRQMVAEALKSDGVEEIFKMGSESQGETDIFDADYLAKIDKIKLPNTKIKLLQQLLAKAIDDFKKVNKAKGVDFSKKLKALVEHYNERKEDDVLVGNVLEDFTDTIIDRYMDLIQSLKQELGSFEELGIDLEEKAFYDILKDLAIKYDFSYPEDKLLPLAKAVKVVVQEKVKYTDWNQREDIKAELKVGLILLLAKHGYPPVDRDEVYKEIFEQAENFKQHQVSDGS; this is translated from the coding sequence ATGGGCTTTAATGAAGCACGGCTGGAACAGGCCATCATCGAACTGCTGCAGGCTCAGGGTTACCCCTATTGCCCCGGTTCTTCCCTGGTGCGCGAACCCACCGATGTGCTGATTAAAGCCGATTTAACGGCGTTTCTAACCAAGCGTTACGAAGGCGATCACATTACCGCGGCTGAAGTCGAATCCATCATTCGCCGGCTGGAAAGCCTCTCCCCGCTCGACTTGTACGAATCCAACAAAGCGATTCACAAAATGGTCGCCGACGGTTTCTTGTTAAAAAGGGAAGACCGCAGCCGCAAAGACCTCTATATCCAGCTGATTGATTACCAAGGCCTGGCGGAAATGCGCCTGCCCCGTGAAGGGGAGGTATTCACGCTGGCGGCGGAAGTGCCGGAAAGCTACGGTGGCCCCCGCAACATTTACAAGCTGGTGAGCCAGATGGAAATCACCGGCAGCGAGAAGCGCATTCCCGATGCCGTGCTTTACATCAACGGCCTGCCGCTGGTGGTGTTTGAGTTCAAAAGTGCAGTGCGCGAAGAAGCCACCATTCATGACGCCTACATGCAACTGACCACCCGCTATGCCCGGGATATTCCCCAGTTGATGAAGTACAACGCGTTGTGTGTAATCAGCGACGGCGTTAATAGCAAAATGGGCTCGTTGTTTGCGCCCTATGAGTTTTTCTATACTTGGCGCAAAGTGAGCGGCAACGAAATTATTGGGCAAGATGGCATTAATAGCCTGCACACCATGATTGAGGGCTTGTTCAACCAGGATCGGCTGCGCCAGGTGATTCGTCACTTTATCTACTTTCCGGATGTGTCCAATCAGGAAGTAAAAGTGGTGTGCCGTTACCCGCAGTTTTACGCTGCCAACAAGCTGTATGCCAATATCCTGCAACACCGTAAGCCGGAAGGCGACGGCAAGGGCGGTACCTACTTTGGTGCGACCGGCTGCGGCAAGAGCTTTACCATGCTGTTTTTGGCGCGGTTGCTGATGAAAAGCCTGGCTTTTGAAAGCCCCACGCTTGTGCTGATCACCGACCGTACCGATTTGGATGATCAACTGTCCCGCGAGTTTACCAATGCAAAAAACTACATTGGCGATCAAGCTGTTGTGAGTGTGGAAAGCCGCGCCCATCTGCGTGAGCTGCTCAAGGGCCGTAACAGTGGTGGGGTATTTCTGACCACCATTCACAAGTTTACCGAAGACGCCCAGCTACTCACCGATCGTACCAACGTTATTGTCATTTCTGATGAGGCGCACCGCAGCCAAGTCAACCTGGATCAGAAAGTGCGTGTGACCGAGAAAGGCGTTCAGCGCACCTACGGCTTCGCCAAATACCTGCACGACTCTTTGCCCAACGCTACCTACGTAGGCTTCACCGGCACCCCCATTGACGCGACGCTGGATGTGTTCGGCCCGGTGGTGGACAGCTACACCATGACTGAGTCGGTGCATGATGAGATTACCGTGCGCATTGTGTACGAAGGCCGTGCGGCCAAGGTGATCCTGGATAACGGCAAGCTGGAGGAAGTTGAGGCTTATTACGCCCGTTGTGCGGATGACGGCGCCAGCGATTATCAGATCGAGGAAAGCAAGAAGGCCAGCGCGCAGATGAACGCCATTCTGGGGGACCCGGACAGGTTGCGGGCGTTGGCGCTGGATTTTGTGCACCATTACGAACGTCGGGTTGAAGAGGGTTCATCGGTCAAAGGCAAGGCGATGTTTGTGTGCAGCAAACGAGATATTGCCTGGGCGTTGTTTCAGGAAGTGATTGCCCTACGACCACAATGGAACGAAGTGCTGGAGTGTGAAGCCGGAGCCGAGTTGAGCGAACAGGAACGAAAGGCGCTTAAACCTCTGGAGCGGATCAAAATGATCATGACTCGCGGTCAGGATGACGACAAAGAGCTTTACGACTTGCTGGGCACCAAAGACTACCGCAAGGATCTGGCCACGCAGTTCAAAGACCCCAAATCCAACTTCAAAATCGCTATTGTGGTGGATATGTGGCTGACCGGGTTCGATGTGCCATTTCTGGATACCTTGTACATTGATAAGCCCATTCAGCGCCACAACCTGATCCAGACCATCTCCCGGGTAAATCGTAAGTTTGAGGGCAAGGATAAGGGCCTGGTGGTGGATTACATCGGCATCAAAAAACAGATGAATCTGGCACTGGCGCACTACAACAAAGCGGATCAGCAGAATATCGAAGAGATCAACCAGTCCATTGTGGTGGTGAAAGACCACCTCGATCTACTCAACAAACTATTTCACCCGTTCGACAGCCAGCTCTATTATCACGGCAGCCCTTTAGAGCAGCTGCATTGCCTGACCAAGGCGGCGGAGTTTGCCCAGACCACTTACAAGTTTGAGAAGCGCTTTATGCATCTGGTTAAACGCCTGAAAGTGGCCTATGACATTTGCAGCGGCTCGGAGGGTGTCAGCCAGGGTGAGCGTGACCAGATTCATTTTTACCTGGCGGTGCGCTCCATTGTTTTCAAACTGACCCGTGGCAATGCGCCGGACAGCGCTCAGATGAATGCCAAAGTGCGCCAGATGGTCGCAGAAGCGCTGAAAAGTGACGGTGTGGAAGAGATTTTCAAGATGGGCAGTGAGAGCCAAGGCGAAACTGACATTTTTGACGCCGATTACCTGGCCAAGATCGACAAGATCAAACTGCCAAATACCAAAATCAAGCTGCTGCAACAATTGCTGGCGAAGGCCATTGATGACTTCAAAAAAGTAAACAAAGCTAAGGGTGTGGATTTCTCCAAGAAGCTCAAGGCGTTGGTGGAGCACTATAACGAACGCAAGGAAGATGATGTTTTAGTCGGCAATGTGCTGGAAGATTTCACCGATACCATCATCGACCGTTATATGGATCTGATTCAGTCGCTGAAGCAGGAGCTCGGATCGTTTGAAGAGCTGGGCATTGATCTTGAAGAGAAAGCCTTTTACGACATTCTGAAAGACCTAGCCATTAAGTACGATTTCAGTTACCCGGAAGACAAGCTGTTACCGTTGGCGAAAGCCGTCAAAGTAGTGGTACAGGAAAAAGTAAAATACACCGATTGGAACCAGCGCGAGGACATTAAGGCCGAATTGAAAGTTGGTCTGATTCTTCTGCTGGCAAAACACGGCTACCCGCCGGTAGACCGTGATGAGGTGTACAAGGAAATTTTTGAGCAGGCGGAGAATTTCAAGCAGCACCAAGTCAGCGACGGATCTTGA
- a CDS encoding DUF3037 domain-containing protein: protein MTRFACQYAIVRFMPYIETGEFANVGILLWVPKTRHLSFKLLRRKYARITQFFEELDKAVYLKTMANIEAELFRVQSMMLHNKTTEFSGNVMEYGFHNGIFDELIRPRETIARFSERRSILSEDPQKTLQELFDYYVGRNFVTREYQETILEKGIKKLLEQRNLARHFSKRKVEDHLYSVTFPFVEQDDDKAIKVIKPLFLGQADSTAIIEHGGHWKLKVNQLRKRNLLHGPVLFPVKGPEDVPPSDIRFQAFEEARDSLADDAIEVVLYTEKDSILEFAAH, encoded by the coding sequence ATGACTAGGTTCGCGTGTCAATACGCCATAGTGCGATTTATGCCTTACATTGAAACCGGCGAGTTTGCCAATGTCGGTATATTATTGTGGGTGCCAAAAACACGCCACTTAAGCTTCAAGTTATTGCGTCGAAAATACGCCCGGATCACCCAGTTTTTTGAAGAGTTGGACAAGGCTGTTTACCTGAAAACCATGGCTAACATAGAAGCAGAACTGTTTAGGGTTCAAAGTATGATGCTTCATAACAAGACCACCGAGTTTAGTGGTAACGTCATGGAATACGGCTTCCATAATGGCATATTCGACGAGCTGATTCGTCCCAGAGAAACCATCGCGCGATTCAGCGAGCGGCGCAGCATCCTTTCTGAAGATCCACAGAAAACCCTGCAAGAGTTATTCGACTATTACGTTGGCCGGAACTTCGTAACCAGGGAATACCAGGAAACTATTCTGGAAAAAGGTATCAAAAAACTACTTGAACAACGCAACTTGGCTCGCCACTTCTCAAAACGCAAAGTTGAAGATCATCTTTATAGCGTCACATTCCCATTTGTCGAACAAGACGACGATAAAGCTATAAAAGTTATAAAACCCCTATTTCTTGGACAAGCTGACTCTACAGCGATTATCGAGCACGGCGGTCACTGGAAACTCAAGGTGAACCAGCTGAGGAAGCGTAACTTGCTTCATGGCCCAGTTCTATTTCCAGTTAAAGGGCCCGAAGACGTTCCCCCTTCAGACATCAGATTTCAGGCCTTCGAAGAAGCGCGGGATTCTCTGGCGGACGATGCTATTGAGGTGGTGCTATACACTGAAAAAGACAGCATCCTAGAGTTCGCCGCTCATTAG
- a CDS encoding type II toxin-antitoxin system RelE/ParE family toxin: MLTVRWSEEATSDLIEIIDYIDQRNPIAALSLHSEILRTVESLPAAPLIFKGGRVTGTREAVVHPNYLVVYQAGVEFVDILRILHSRQEYP; the protein is encoded by the coding sequence GTGCTAACCGTCCGCTGGTCTGAGGAAGCCACCAGCGACCTTATTGAAATCATCGATTACATCGACCAGCGTAACCCCATAGCGGCGCTATCTCTACACTCTGAAATATTGCGCACCGTAGAAAGCCTTCCAGCAGCACCTCTGATCTTCAAAGGCGGGCGAGTAACCGGCACTCGCGAGGCGGTTGTCCACCCGAATTATCTTGTGGTCTATCAGGCGGGCGTCGAGTTCGTCGATATCCTGCGAATTCTGCACTCACGACAGGAATACCCTTAG
- a CDS encoding HipA family kinase — protein MSPPEQSVVEIVEVIRRSEQGITRPFICRGDDDNTYFVKGFGAGRDSQIKEWIAGNLAQNFGIPVAPFSIVYVPEELIELLSVEQASDLGTGPAFGSVEQMVTELSYSQVNNVGPELRRAVLFFDWWISNADRMLTESGGNPNLFWEPNTQRLVVIDHNQAFDSEFSNEEFFKFHIFKDFAPGISDDLLEREHYTSRAEQALHNWRSIMDSIPEEWLYSDQEMTMKINLNLDSLLENLQRFNNGDFWSRK, from the coding sequence GTGTCGCCTCCAGAACAATCCGTCGTCGAGATAGTCGAGGTTATCCGTCGCTCAGAGCAAGGTATAACTCGTCCATTTATTTGTCGTGGTGACGACGATAATACGTATTTCGTGAAAGGGTTTGGTGCCGGCAGAGATAGTCAGATCAAGGAATGGATCGCGGGCAATCTTGCTCAAAACTTTGGCATACCTGTAGCGCCATTTAGCATCGTTTACGTACCTGAAGAGTTAATCGAATTACTTTCAGTCGAACAAGCTAGTGATCTTGGTACTGGGCCAGCTTTCGGCTCCGTTGAGCAAATGGTGACGGAGCTATCGTACTCTCAAGTTAACAACGTCGGTCCCGAGCTTCGGCGCGCCGTCCTGTTTTTTGACTGGTGGATTTCCAATGCAGATCGCATGCTGACAGAGAGCGGAGGAAATCCGAACCTATTTTGGGAGCCCAATACCCAGCGCTTAGTCGTAATTGATCATAACCAAGCTTTTGACTCAGAGTTCTCTAACGAGGAGTTCTTTAAATTTCATATATTTAAAGATTTCGCACCTGGTATCTCCGATGACTTATTGGAACGAGAGCACTATACTTCGAGAGCAGAGCAGGCTCTTCACAACTGGCGATCCATTATGGATAGTATTCCAGAGGAATGGCTTTATAGCGATCAGGAAATGACGATGAAAATCAACCTGAATCTGGATTCACTGCTTGAGAATCTTCAACGCTTTAACAACGGTGATTTCTGGAGTCGGAAATGA
- a CDS encoding helix-turn-helix domain-containing protein: MDIRPIKSDTDYSETLKEIESLMMAEANSPEGDRLDVLVTLVEAYERKHYPIDFPDPIEAIKFRMEQQGLTVEDLVPVIGRKNRVYEILARKRPLTLRMIEGLHSSFSIPAESLIKHSTHRNGQTA, from the coding sequence ATGGACATTCGTCCCATTAAATCGGACACAGACTATAGTGAGACGCTTAAAGAAATTGAGTCTCTGATGATGGCGGAGGCAAACTCGCCGGAAGGTGATCGTCTAGACGTTTTAGTGACCCTTGTTGAAGCGTATGAGCGAAAGCATTATCCAATCGACTTCCCCGATCCTATTGAAGCCATCAAATTCCGTATGGAGCAGCAAGGGCTTACGGTAGAAGATCTTGTTCCGGTGATTGGGCGCAAGAATCGCGTCTATGAAATTTTGGCTCGTAAGCGCCCACTGACGCTTCGGATGATTGAGGGTTTACATAGCTCTTTTTCAATTCCAGCCGAAAGCCTGATAAAACACTCGACTCATCGAAACGGCCAAACAGCTTAG
- a CDS encoding restriction endonuclease subunit S, which translates to MGSEWNLSTLGEIARAGNHGLVDGPFGSNLPASSYTESGVPVIRGSNLTLGLGRFRAAEFVYVSEETAERLSRSICIPSDIVFTKKGTLGQTGFVPDTPFSKYLISSNQMKLSVDRRKADPLFVYYYVSSASSVERIIRDSESTGVPKTNLNYLKSFSILLPTLTEQKAIACILGTLDEKIDLNRQMNTTLEAMAQALFKSWFVDFDPVIDNAMAAGNPIPEPFRARAEARKTLGDQRKPLPVAIQHQFPDRFVLTEEMGWVPEGWEVASFGSKIELAYGKSLAVSVRVPGLIPVYGSGGATGFHNAALVKGPGIIVGRKGTVGSLYWVEKDFFPIDTVFYVVNNSGLPLYWIYQALQLFDIRSMGEDSAVPGVNRNVIYSKKMVFPKLQALEEYSKQVSAMTSRKKALDTANEALITLRDTLLPKLLSGELRIPEGEQ; encoded by the coding sequence ATGGGGAGTGAGTGGAACTTATCAACTCTTGGTGAAATCGCTCGCGCCGGAAACCATGGCCTAGTTGATGGACCCTTTGGGTCAAATTTACCAGCTTCATCTTATACGGAATCAGGAGTGCCAGTTATAAGAGGGAGTAATTTGACGTTGGGGCTAGGTCGTTTCCGTGCTGCTGAATTTGTGTATGTGTCTGAGGAAACTGCTGAGAGGCTTTCGAGAAGCATTTGTATTCCCAGCGATATAGTTTTTACGAAAAAAGGCACATTGGGTCAAACAGGATTTGTGCCTGATACACCGTTTTCTAAGTATTTAATTTCCTCAAACCAAATGAAGCTTTCTGTTGATCGGCGTAAAGCTGACCCACTCTTTGTGTACTATTATGTGTCGTCTGCGAGTAGTGTCGAGAGAATCATACGCGACTCAGAGTCAACGGGCGTTCCGAAAACAAATCTAAACTATCTCAAGAGTTTTTCGATTCTATTGCCAACTTTGACAGAGCAAAAAGCAATAGCATGTATTCTCGGTACCCTCGACGAAAAAATCGACCTCAACCGCCAAATGAACACCACCCTAGAAGCCATGGCCCAAGCCCTGTTCAAAAGCTGGTTCGTCGATTTCGACCCGGTGATTGACAACGCCATGGCTGCCGGCAATCCCATTCCCGAACCTTTCCGCGCCCGCGCCGAAGCCCGCAAAACGCTGGGTGACCAGCGCAAACCCCTGCCTGTCGCCATTCAGCATCAGTTCCCGGATCGGTTTGTGTTAACCGAGGAAATGGGATGGGTGCCGGAGGGGTGGGAGGTTGCATCTTTTGGGTCCAAAATTGAGCTTGCATACGGTAAGTCACTGGCCGTTTCTGTCCGGGTTCCCGGATTGATCCCGGTTTATGGTTCAGGGGGCGCTACAGGGTTCCATAACGCGGCGCTTGTAAAGGGGCCGGGAATCATCGTTGGAAGGAAGGGCACCGTTGGTTCGCTATACTGGGTAGAGAAAGATTTTTTCCCGATCGACACGGTTTTCTACGTTGTGAATAATTCTGGACTTCCACTGTACTGGATTTATCAAGCTCTTCAGCTGTTCGATATTAGGTCTATGGGCGAGGACTCAGCAGTTCCCGGGGTCAATCGAAACGTAATTTACTCAAAGAAAATGGTGTTTCCTAAGCTCCAAGCGCTCGAAGAGTACAGCAAACAGGTCTCAGCAATGACGAGTCGAAAAAAAGCTCTAGATACTGCAAATGAAGCTCTTATAACTCTGAGAGATACCCTCCTTCCCAAACTCCTCTCCGGCGAACTCCGCATCCCCGAGGGCGAGCAGTAA